Proteins encoded by one window of Arachis hypogaea cultivar Tifrunner chromosome 1, arahy.Tifrunner.gnm2.J5K5, whole genome shotgun sequence:
- the LOC112799024 gene encoding caffeoyl-CoA O-methyltransferase 5, whose protein sequence is MAEQENQEIGHKELAHKTLLQSDALYQYILETSVFPREHECMKELRQMSEKHPWGLMATPPDEGQLINMLVKLINAKKTMEIGVYTGYSLLSTALALPHDGKIFAIDINREYYELGLPMIEKAGVAHKIDFKEGCALPLLDELLLDENNKGAFDFVFVDADKDNYLNYHKRVIELVRVGGLIGYDNTLWSGAVARPPDAPMLDYVKQFRSYVIEVNKYLAHDSRIEICQIPVGDGITLCRRII, encoded by the exons ATGGCTGAACAAGAAAACCAAGAAATTGGCCACAAGGAACTCGCTCATAAGACTCTCCTTCAGAGCGATGCACTCTATCAG TATATCCTTGAAACGAGTGTGTTTCCAAGAGAGCATGAATGCATGAAGGAGCTCCGTCAGATGTCAGAAAAACACCCCTG GGGTCTCATGGCTACCCCACCAGACGAAGGACAACTTATAAACATGCTGGTTAAACTCATAAACGCAAAGAAGACTATGGAAATTGGTGTCTACACTGGTTATTCTTTACTCTCTACTGCTCTTGCTCTTCCTCATGATGGAAAG ATCTTTGCCATAGACATCAACCGGGAATATTATGAACTTGGACTGCCCATGATTGAAAAAGCTGGAGTGGCTCacaaaattgatttcaaagaagGATGCGCTCTTCCTCTTCTTGACGAATTGTTATTAGAT GAAAATAACAAGGGGGCATTTGATTTTGTCTTCGTGGATGCGGATAAGGATAACTACTTGAACTACCATAAGAGGGTGATTGAGCTGGTGAGAGTTGGGGGATTGATTGGCTACGACAACACTCTATGGAGTGGTGCTGTGGCGCGCCCACCTGATGCACCAATGCTGGATTATGTGAAGCAATTCCGTAGTTATGTCATAGAGGTCAACAAGTACCTCGCGCATGATTCAAGGATCGAGATTTGTCAAATCCCTGTTGGTGATGGCATTACCCTGTGCCGCCGCATCATATGA